From the genome of Pseudomonas migulae:
AAGTTGCGCCCCCGGTGGCGCCACCGACGAGGTGTTGAACAAGGTCGGCATCGATTCGGCACTGCTCGAGTCTTTCACCGCCCGCGTGCCGGCCACCGCATACGCACGGCTATGGCGTTTACTGGCCCGGCGTCGGGACGATGAATTTTTTGGCATGGACCCGCGCAAGCTCAAATCCGGCAGTCTGGCGTTTCTGTGTCGCAGCTCCATGGTCCAGCCGAGCCTCGCCGCCGGCCTGACTTCGGGGCTGGAGTTTCTGTCATTGATGCTCGAACACTTGCCAGCGCAGCTGGTTCGCCAGCAAAGCCTCGCGGAAATCGTGTTGCTGGAAGACGACCAGGACCCGCGTCGGGCCTTTACCTATTTCACCTACTGGATGATCGTGCACGGCGTGGCCTGCTGGCTGGCGGGGCGGCGGATTCCGATTCTGGCCATTGAGTTGCGCTGCCCGCAGCCGGATTTCTGTGATGACTATCAGGTGATGTTTTCCGAAAACCTGCGTTTCGACCGGCCCCGTACCCGGATGATCTTCTCGGCCGATTGCCTGGACCTGCCGATCAAGCGTAGCGCCGAAGAACTCAAGCGATTCCTGGCCCATGCGCCAGCGAACATTCTGGTCAAGTACCGCGATCCGCAGAGCCTGGCCAGTCGCATCAAGCACGATTTGCGGCAATTGCCCGCCGAACAGTGGCCGGAAACCGAGCCGCTGGCGCAGCAACTGTGCATGTCGGCGTCGACCTTGCGCCGGCGGCTGGCGGAAGAGGGGCAGACGTATCAGGGGCTCAAGGACAGCGTGCGCAAGGAGTTGGCCATCGTCTGGCTGGCTGAGCCGAGTATCAGCTTTGCCGAGATCGCCACGCGGTTGGGGTTTGCTGATGCGAGTTCGTTCTACAAGGCGTTTCGCAAGTGGTCGGGGTCGAATCCGGGGCATTACCGGAGTTTGATTTTGAACGAGGCCGACTGATCCGGATTTTGTATTGATGCATCCGGCCTCTTCGCGAGCAAGCCCGCTCCCACATTCGATCGCATTTCTACTGAAAGAACTCGGCCGAATGTGGGAGCGGGCTTGCTCGCGAAGAGGCCCTTACAGGCACCACACCTTTCAAATCTTGGCCAAACCAGTCAGACAACTTGATAGCTTTGACCATTGCCCCACCCCCCGCGCAGAGCGAGTATTTCCCTGTTGGTTACGGTTCCCCAGCCTAATAAAAATACACAGGGATTCTGGCAATGCGCGATTACTTGTCTGCTACGTCACAGTTCAACTATCAGCACACCGTCGACGCCGCGCTCGCGGGCAATCTGACGGCCCTCAATGCCTGCGTCGAGTGTTGCGACCGGCATGCGTTGCCAGGCCGCATCGCGCTGTTCTGGGAAGGCCGTGATGGCTCCAGCGCGACGTACACCTTCAGCGACCTGCAGGACAAGGCCGCGCGTTTCGCCAATTTCCTGCTGGCCCAGGGCGTGAAGAAAGGCGACAAAGTCGCCGGCCTCCTGCCGCGCAATATCGAATTGTTGATCACCGTGTTCGCCACCTGGCGTATCGGCGCGGTGTATCAGCCTCTGTTCACCGCGTTCGGCCCCAAAGCCATTGAACATCGCCTGAACAGTTCCGGCGCCAAAGTGGTGGTCACCGACGCGGTCAACCGCTCCAAACTCGCTGAAGTCACCGACTGCCCGACCATCGTCACGGTCGGAGGCGCGAAAGGCCAGGGCATCGTCCGTGGCGATTTCAGTTTCTGGGCCGAACTGGCCAACTATTCCGCCGAGTGCGAACCGCTGCTGCTGACCGGCGAAGACCCGTTCCTGCTGATGTTCACCTCGGGCACCACCGGCCCGGCGAAGGCATTGTCCGTGCCGCTCAAGGCCATCGTCGCCTTCCAGAGCTACACCCGTGACGCC
Proteins encoded in this window:
- a CDS encoding AraC family transcriptional regulator; this translates as MSEKDTISIQLVREALLQSCAPGGATDEVLNKVGIDSALLESFTARVPATAYARLWRLLARRRDDEFFGMDPRKLKSGSLAFLCRSSMVQPSLAAGLTSGLEFLSLMLEHLPAQLVRQQSLAEIVLLEDDQDPRRAFTYFTYWMIVHGVACWLAGRRIPILAIELRCPQPDFCDDYQVMFSENLRFDRPRTRMIFSADCLDLPIKRSAEELKRFLAHAPANILVKYRDPQSLASRIKHDLRQLPAEQWPETEPLAQQLCMSASTLRRRLAEEGQTYQGLKDSVRKELAIVWLAEPSISFAEIATRLGFADASSFYKAFRKWSGSNPGHYRSLILNEAD